Proteins encoded by one window of Canis aureus isolate CA01 chromosome 13, VMU_Caureus_v.1.0, whole genome shotgun sequence:
- the SFRP2 gene encoding secreted frizzled-related protein 2: MPRGPGSLLLLVLASHCCLGSARGLFFGQPDFSYKRSNCKPIPANLQLCHGIEYQNMRLPNLLGHETMKEVLEQAGAWIPLVMKQCHPDTKKFLCSLFAPVCLDDLDETIQPCHSLCVQVKDRCAPVMSAFGFPWPDMLECDRFPQDNDLCIPLASSDHLLPATEEAPKVCEACKNKNEDDNDIMETLCKNDFALKIKVKEITYINRDTKIILETKSKTIYKLNGVSERDLKKSVLWLKDSLQCTCEEMNDINAPYLVMGQKLGGELVITSVKRWQKGQREFKRISRSIRKLQC; the protein is encoded by the exons ATGCCGCGGGGCCCCGGCTCGCTGCTGCTGCTCGTCCTAGCGTCGCACTGCTGCTTGGGCTCGGCGCGCGGGCTCTTCTTCGGCCAGCCCGACTTCTCCTACAAGCGCAGCAACTGCAAGCCCATCCCGGCCAACCTGCAGCTGTGCCACGGCATCGAGTACCAGAACATGCGGCTGCCCAACCTGCTGGGCCACGAGACCATGAAGGAGGTGCTGGAGCAGGCGGGCGCCTGGATCCCGCTGGTCATGAAGCAGTGCCACCCGGACACCAAGAAGTTCCTCTGCTCGCTCTTCGCCCCCGTGTGCCTCGACGACCTGGACGAGACCATCCAGCCGTGCCACTCTCTCTGCGTGCAGGTGAAGGACCGCTGCGCCCCGGTCATGTCGGCCTTCGGCTTCCCCTGGCCGGACATGCTCGAGTGCGACCGATTCCCCCAGGACAACGACCTCTGCATACCCCTCGCTAGCAGCGACCATCTCCTGCCGGCCACCGAGGAAG CTCCAAAGGTATGCGAAgcctgcaaaaataaaaatgaggatgacAACGACATAATGGAAACTCTTTGTAAAAATGATTTTG cactgaaaataaaagtgaaggagATAACCTACATCAACAGAGATACCAAAATCATCCTGGAGACCAAGAGCAAGACCATTTACAAGCTGAACGGTGTGTCTGAAAGGGACCTGAAGAAATCCGTGCTGTGGCTGAAAGACAGCCTGCAGTGCACCTGCGAGGAGATGAATGACATCAACGCACCTTATCTGGTCATGGGACAGAAACTAGGTGGGGAGCTGGTGATCACCTCAGTGAAGCGGTGgcaaaaggggcagagagagttcAAGCGCATCTCCCGCAGCATCCGCAAGTTGCAGTGCTAG